A genomic segment from Brachionichthys hirsutus isolate HB-005 unplaced genomic scaffold, CSIRO-AGI_Bhir_v1 contig_254, whole genome shotgun sequence encodes:
- the LOC137914528 gene encoding aminoacyl tRNA synthase complex-interacting multifunctional protein 1-like — translation MFRNLSALIMGRRGELSDFQRGTVVGCYMCSKSVREISTLVGLPRSTVSAVILRWKREGATTALPRSGRPHKLKEEHRQVLEEVALGGRLPTVKALTTEFNTASGAQVSVRTVRRELHEMGFRGRVCTYSKPGGEKDEMRQADEGDATVDVSRLDLRVGRIVVAMQLQDNSLHELQVDVGEAAPRTVVSRLAKHVPVDQMQNRMAVLLCNLKPVKVRGVESQAMIMCASSPDKVEILDPPSGAMSGDKVTFQGFPGKPDKELNPQKRVWEQIQPDLRTDSQCVATYKGAAFEVASRGACKARTMSDAQIK, via the exons ATGTTTAGGAATCTATCTGCGCTCATCATGGGTCGTCGTGGGGAGCTCAGCGACTTCCAGCGGGGGACCGTCGTCGGCTGTTACATGTGCAGCAAGTCGGTCCGTGAGATTTCCACCTTGGTGGGCCTCCCGCGGTCCACGGTGAGCGCCGTGATTCTGAGGTGGAAACGCGAAGGGGCCACGACGGCTCTGCCCCGGAGCGGGCGGCCGCacaagctgaaggaggagcacCGCCAAGTGCTGGAGGAAGTCGCGCTGGGAGGTCGTTTACCGACGGTGAAAGCTCTCACCACCGAGTTCAACACCGCGTCCGGGGCCCAAGTCAGCGTGAGGACCGTCCGCCGGGAGCTTCACGAGATGGGCTTCCGGGGCCGGGTGTGCACGTACAGCAAGCCCGGAGGTGAG AAGGATGAGATGAGGCAAGCAGATGAAGGCGACGCCACGGTAGATGTGTCTCGCCTGGATCTGCGCGTTGGACGTATCGTCGTGGCAATGCAGCTTCAAGACAACAGTCTACATGAGCTGCAGGTCGATGTGGGAGAGGCTGCTCCGAGGACTGTGGTCAGTCGGTTAGCCAAACACGTACCTGTGGACCAG ATGCAGAACCGGATGGCCGTCCTGCTTTGTAACCTGAAGCCGGTTAAGGTGAGGGGAGTCGAGTCCCAGGCTATGATCATGTGTGCCAGCTCGCCGGACAAGGTGGAAATCCTTGATCCTCCAAGTGGAGCGATGTCGGGGGACAAGGTCACTTTCCAGGGCTTCCCAG GCAAACCAGACAAAGAGCTAAATCCCCAGAAGAGGGTTTGGGAGCAGATTCAGCCCGACCTCCGGACGGACAGCCAGTGTGTCGCGACTTACAAGGGAGCCGCTTTCGAAGTCGCCAGCAGGGGAGCGTGCAAAGCCCGAACCATGAGCGATGCTCAGATCAAATAA
- the LOC137914529 gene encoding TBC1 domain family member 9-like: MWVSPGDVLLAGALWITERANPYFILQKRKGHGDGGGGLAGLLVGTLDVVLDSSARMAPYRILYQTPDSLVYWTIAHGTSRKEITEHWEWLEHNLLQTLSIFENENDITTFVKGKVQGIIAEYNKNHDVKEDDDTDKFKEASNKFRKLFGMPEEEKLVNYYSCSFWKGKVPRQGWLYLSINHLCFYSYLLGKEAKLVVRWADITQLEKSATLLLPDAIKVSTRINEHVFSVFLNINETFKLAEQLANIAMRQLLDNKGFEQDRSLPKLKKKSPKKVSALKRDLDARAKSERYRALFRLPKDEKLDGHTGCTLWTPFNKRHILGQMFVSTNYICFISKEETLCSLIIPLREVTIVEKADSSNVLPSPLSISTKNRMTFLFANLKDRDFLVQRISDFLQQTTSKIYLEKELTGSQNSSDDEVYSQHGSMLSSSPPHSLGSESERTFNLNDSSVPTATQALMTMYRRRSPEEFNPKLAKEFLKEQAWKNHFTEYGQGVCMYRTEKTKELVLKGIPENMRGELWLLFSGAINEMTTHPGYYEDLVEKSMGKYNLATEEIERDLHRSLPEHPAFQNEMGIAALRRVLTAYAFRNPNIGYCQAMNIVTSVLLLYAKEEEAFWLLVALCERMLPDYYNTRVVGALVDQGVFEELAREYVPQLYDCMQDLGVISTISLSWFLTLFLSVMPFESAVVVVDCFFFDGIKVIFQLALSVLHSNIHQLLGCKDDGEAMTVLGRYLDSVTNKDSTLPPIPHLHSLLTDNGEPHPEVDIFKLVRSSYEKFGAIRADVIEQMRFKQRLRVIQTIEDTTKRNVVRTIVTETAFSIDELEELYVLFKAEHLTSCYWGGSSNPTERHDPSLPYLEQYRIDVEQFKGLFKLLFPWANGTHSDPLAVRFFRLLDKNGDALVNFREFISGLGVLCHGDLTEKLKLFYKMHIIPEITHKQEEPDSAFEATQYFFEDITPETSIGLDSKCRNQGDDGFVRVTFKTEKVKKLNNPEYRNYLKLWNEETKPKKENAKDLLKLNQSQFIELCKTLYSMFSEDVAEQELYHATATVTSLLLEMGEVGKLFSSSGRKDHNTEGIKVPSTYSREVKDPKPTQEEMSDHVFQQQQDQCDVFVPADPGCKPGPRDEGKGDEGAGQLPPMQDVKLEDSSPKDTATSSAMLISDDDASMSSYSVLSAGSHELDDKLQCEDIADDTVLVRSNGERSDRPYNSRPHSGGVPHSTSIDKDWAITFEQFLASVLTEQALVHYFEKPVEVAALITNAKNVRKVGRPLLSTSDYDISLSG, from the exons ATGTGGGTCAGTCCCGGAGACGTGCTGCTGGCGGGCGCGCTGTGGATCACCGAGAGAGCCAATCCCTACTTCATCCTCCAGAAGCGGAAGGGCCACGGGGACGGCGGCGGAGGGCTGGCGG GTTTGCTCGTCGGTACCCTGGACGTCGTCTTGGATTCCAGTGCTCGTATGGCCCCGTATCGGATCCTATACCAGACTCCAGACTCCCTAGTTTACTGGACCATTGCTCACG GAACCTCCCGTAAAGAGATCACAGAGCACTGGGAATGGCTGGAACATAACCTGCTGCAGACGCTCTCCATCTTTGAGAATGAGAATGACATCACCACCTTTGTCAAAGGAAAGGTCCAg GGGATCATTGCAGAGTACAATAAAAACCATGACGTCAAAGAGGACGATGACACAGATAAGTTCAAGGAGGCCAGTAACAAGTTTCGGAAGCTTTTtgggatgccggaagaggagaagctGGTTAACTATtactcctgcagcttctggaaGGGCAAGGTGCCACGCCAGGGGTGGCTCTACCTCAGCATCAACCACCTCTGCTTCTACTCCTACTTACTGGGAAAAGAAG CCAAGCTGGTGGTTCGCTGGGCAGACATCACGCAGCTCGAGAAGAGCGCCACCCTCCTGCTGCCCGATGCGATCAAGGTGAGCACTCGCATCAACGAGCACGtgttctccgtcttcctcaACATCAACGAGACCTTTAAGCTGGCGGAACAGCTGGCCAACATCGCCATGCGTCAGCTCCTGGACAACAAAGGCTTTGAGCAGGACCGCTCCCTGCCCAAGCTCAAGAAGAAGTCCCCCAAGAAGGTTTCTGCACTGAAGAG GGATTTGGACGCAAGAGCTAAGAGTGAGCGTTACCGCGCTCTCTTTCGTCTGCCCAAAGATGAAAAGCTGGACGGACACACAGGCTGCACCTTGTGGACGCCCTTCAACAAGAGGCACATCCTGGGGCAGATGTTCGTGTCCACCAACTACATCTGCTTCATCAGCAAAGAAGAGACGCTGTGTAGCCTCATCATCCCGCTACGAGAG GTGACCATTGTGGAGAAGGCAGACAGCTCCAACGTGCTTCCCAGCCCTCTTTCCATCAGTACCAAGAAtcgcatgactttcctgtttgCTAACCTGAAGGACCGAGACTTCCTGGTCCAGAGGATTTCTGACTTCCTGCAGCAGACCACCTCCAagatctacctcgagaaggaaCTCACCGGCAGCCAGAACAGCTCCGATGACGAG GTTTACTCTCAGCACGGATCCATGCTCTCCAGCAGCCCACCGCACAGTTTGGGCTCTGAGAGTGAGCGAACCTTTAACCTGAACGACAGCAGCGTTCCCACGGCAACGCAAGCCCTCATGACCATGTACCGCCGCCGCTCACCTGAAGAATTTAATCCCAAACTG GCGAAGGAGTTCCTGAAGGAGCAAGCATGGAAGAACCACTTCACAGAGTACGGACAGGGGGTGTGCATGTACCGGACCGAGAAGACCAAGGAGCTGGTACTCAAGGGGATTCCTGAAAACATGAGAGGAGAGCTCTGGCTGCTCTTCTCCg GGGCGATCAACGAGATGACCACCCACCCCGGCTACTACGAAGATCTGGTGGAGAAGTCCATGGGAAAATACAACCTGGCAACGGAAGAGATAGAGCGAGACCTGCACCGCTCTCTCCCGGAGCACCCAGCCTTTCAGAACGAGATGGGCATCGCCGCCCTCCGCCGGGTCCTCACCGCCTACGCCTTCAGAAACCCCAACATTGGATACTGTCAG GCTATGAATATCGTAACGTCTGTGTTGCTGCTCTACGCCAAAGAAGAGGAGGCTTTTTGGCTGCTTGTGGCCCTCTGTGAGCGGATGTTGCCTGATTACTACAACACCAGGGTTGTCG GAGCCCTCGTCGATCAGGGTGTGTTCGAAGAGCTTGCCCGCGAATACGTGCCCCAGCTGTACGACTGCATGCAGGACCTGGGAGTCATCTCCACTATCTCGCTCTCCTGGTTCCTCACCCTCTTCCTGTCGGTCATGCCTTTCGAGAGCgccgtggtggtggtggactgCTTCTTCTTCGACGGCATCAAGGTCATCTTTCAGCTGGCTCTCTCCGTGCTGCACTCCAACATCCACCAGCTACTGGGCTGCAAGGACGACGGCGAGGCCATGACGGTACTGGGCAG atACTTGGACAGCGTGACCAATAAGGACAGCaccctccctcccatccctcACCTCCACTCCCTACTGACAGACAATGGAGAACCGCACCCAGAGGTCGACATCTTCAAACTGGTCCGCAGCTCCTACGAG AAATTTGGTGCGATCCGAGCCGATGTTATTGAACAGATGCGCTTCAAGCAGAGATTGAGGGTCATCCAGACCATTGAAGACACGACTAAACGCAACGTG GTGAGAACCATTGTCACGGAGACGGCCTTCAGTATTGATGAATTGGAGGAGCTCTATGTCCTCTTCAAG gcggAGCACCTGACCAGCTGTTACTGGGGCGGCAGCAGCAACCCCACAGAGCGTCATGACCCCAGCCTCCCCTACCTGGAGCAGTACCGCATCGATGTGGAGCAGTTCAAAGGTCTGTTCAAGCTGCTGTTCCCCTGGGCTAACGGAACCCACTCGGACCCACTGGCTGTACGCTTCTTCCGTCTCCTTGACAAAAACGGAGACGCCCTCGTCAATTTTCGGGAGTTCATCAGTGGCCTAG GTGTGCTTTGTCACGGGGACCTGACTGAGAAGCTGAAGCTCTTCTACAAGATGCACATCATACCTG aAATCAcccacaaacaggaagagccaGACTCCGCCTTCGAGGCCACTCAGTACTTCTTTGAGGACATTACTCCAGAAACATCCATCG GTCTAGACTCAAAGTGCAGAAATCAGGGAGATGATGGCTTTGTCAGAGTTACATTTAAGACTGAAAAAG TAAAGAAACTAAACAATCCTGAATATCGCAATTACCTGAAACTGTGGAACGAAGAGACGAAACCCAAGAAAGAAAACGCAAAAGACTTACTCAAACTCAATCAG AGTCAGTTTATCGAGCTTTGCAAGACCCTGTACAGCATGTTCAGCGAGGACGTTGCAGAGCAGGAGCTCTATCACGCCACGGCAACGGTCACTAGCCTGCTGCTGGAAATGGGAGAGGTGGGAAagctcttctcttcctctggcAGAAAGGACCACAACACGGAGGGTATAAAAGTACCGAGCACGTACAGCAGAGAGGTCAAAGATCCCAAACCCACCCAGGAGGAAATGTCTGATCACgtgttccagcagcagcaggaccagtGTGACGTCTTTGTCCCTGCGGACCCGGGGTGCAAGCCAGGTCCCCGTGATGAGGGGAAAGGGGACGAAGGGGCAGGGCAGCTGCCTCCTATGCAAGACGTCAAGCTGGAGGACTCGTCTCCAAAGGACACGGCCACGTCATCTGCCATGCTCATCTCAGACGATGACGCCTCAATGTCGTCTTACTCCGTGCTCAGCGCAGGCTCTCATGAGCTGGATGACAAGCTGCAGTGTGAGGACATTGCAGACGACACAGTTCTGGTGCGCAGTAATGGTGAAAGAAGTGACCGTCCCTACAACAGCAGGCCCCACAGTGGGGGGGTGCCTCACAGCACCAGCATCGACAAAGACTGGGCCATCACTTTCGAGCAGTTCCTGGCCTCGGTGCTCACCGAGCAGGCGCTGGTGCATTACTTTGAGAAGCCGGTAGAGGTGGCAGCTCTCATAACCAATGCCAAGAATGTGCGCAAGGTtgggcgccccctgctgtcaaCGAGTGACTATGACATCTCGCTGTCCGGATGA